In a genomic window of Ranitomeya imitator isolate aRanImi1 chromosome 5, aRanImi1.pri, whole genome shotgun sequence:
- the LOC138680982 gene encoding uncharacterized protein, with protein MAENWCVPEPRDTLGSDVEIIDVKNPATSAKPDAPKRRGNSLRRCFKNRKVARKIQLEKENIPASASLSIAPPVKPGADVGQLPLHTYTSPLQQRVLHRRNYDTEENQPQRANTAVRTTSLSPICVVDRDECYAAPKQPGNPSPKISHQKYTNVSREKRTAPNAKPRITRTANSTGAIPQVTPENREIEQLSEGMWSPTEPLNIPVCQTVQSADTALADSSSVFAPVLPLKKRTVSRRRVGRKQKVAVHTPYTGRPSWDADHVKMFTDMSAQYAQSKLAQMELKSFCDTYERLLNACPTHDITEELRAFKLNHP; from the exons atggctgaaaactggtgtgttcccgaaccacgcgatacgctgggttcagacgtggagatcatagatgtcaagaaccctgcaacttcagcgaaacccgatgcgcctaaaagacgcggcaactcgttacgccgatgtttcaagaatagaaaag ttgcccggaaaatacagcttgaaaaagagaatattcccgcctctgcgagtttgagcattgcgccgcccgttaaaccaggagctgatgtgggacaattaccgcttcatactt atacgtcgcctcttcaacaacgagttttgcaccggcgtaattacgacactgaagagaatcaaccacaaagagctaatacggcggtgcgaacaacatctctctcgcccatctgtgttgtggatcgtgatgaatgctacgctgcaccaaaacaacccggaaatccaagccccaagatttcacatcagaaatatacgaacgtttcaagagagaaacgtacaGCGCCGAACGCTAAGCCCCGCATAACTCGGACCGCCAATAGCACAGGCGCCATaccccaagttacgcctgaaaacagagaaattgaacagctctccgagggtatgtggtcacccacagagcccctcaatatacctgtgtgccagactgtgcaatctgcagatactgctcttgcagactcttctagcgtttttgcccctgtattacctctaaagaaacgaaccgtatcccgacgccgtgtaggtagaaagcagaaagttgctgtacatacaccttacacaggtcgtccttcgtgggatgctgaccatgtcaaaatgtttactgacatgtctgcgcagtacgctcaaagcaaactcgcacagatggaactaaaatctttctgcgatacatatgaaagactgttaaatgcgtgtccaacacatgacattaccgaggagctgcgtgctttcaaactaaatcacccctga
- the LOC138680983 gene encoding uncharacterized protein produces the protein MEAQYPREQCSPLLASTQLEPCMSPDWRNNFITQNYARIEAVAPIADNGPALHLIMDTDTETSDDMAENWCVPEPRDTLGSDVEIIDVKNPATSAKPDAPKRRGNSLRRCFKNRKVARKIQLEKENIPASASLSIAPPVKPGADVGQLPLHTYTSPLQQRVLHRRNYDTEENQPQRANTAVRTTSLSPICVVDRDECYAAPKQPGNPSPKISHQKYTNVSREKRTAPNAKPRITRTANSTGAIPQVTPENREIEQLSEGMWSPTEPLNIPVCQTVQSADTALADSSSVFAPVLPLKKRTVSRRRVGRKQKVAVHTPYTGRPSWDADHVKMFTDMSAQYAQSKLAQMELKSFCDTYERLLNACPTHDITEELRAFKLNHP, from the exons atggaagcccaataccctcgcgagcaatgcagcccccttcttgcaagcacacaattag agccgtgtatgtcgcccgattggcgcaataatttcataacgcagaattatgcgcgcattgaagccgtggcgccgatagccgataatgggcctgctcttcatctcatcatgg atactgacacggagacatctgacgatatggctgaaaactggtgtgttcccgaaccacgcgatacgctgggttcagacgtggagatcatagatgtcaagaaccctgcaacttcagcgaaacccgatgcgcctaaaagacgcggcaactcgttacgccgatgtttcaagaatagaaaag ttgcccggaaaatacagcttgaaaaagagaatattcccgcctctgcgagtttgagcattgcgccgcccgttaaaccaggagctgatgtgggacaattaccgcttcatactt atacgtcgcctcttcaacaacgagttttgcaccggcgtaattacgacactgaagagaatcaaccacaaagagctaatacggcggtgcgaacaacatctctctcgcccatctgtgttgtggatcgtgatgaatgctacgctgcaccaaaacaacccggaaatccaagccccaagatttcacatcagaaatatacgaacgtttcaagagagaaacgtacaGCGCCGAACGCTAAGCCCCGCATAACTCGGACCGCCAATAGCACAGGCGCCATaccccaagttacgcctgaaaacagagaaattgaacagctctccgagggtatgtggtcacccacagagcccctcaatatacctgtgtgccagactgtgcaatctgcagatactgctcttgcagactcttctagcgtttttgcccctgtattacctctaaagaaacgaaccgtatcccgacgccgtgtaggtagaaagcagaaagttgctgtacatacaccttacacaggtcgtccttcgtgggatgctgaccatgtcaaaatgtttactgacatgtctgcgcagtacgctcaaagcaaactcgcacagatggaactaaaatctttctgcgatacatatgaaagactgttaaatgcgtgtccaacacatgacattaccgaggagctgcgtgctttcaaactaaatcacccctga